The following proteins are encoded in a genomic region of Takifugu rubripes chromosome 9, fTakRub1.2, whole genome shotgun sequence:
- the LOC101077561 gene encoding filamin-C-like isoform X2 gives MMSNNYDEQQPPQYYQATDFGEEEDEEMPATEKDLAEDAPWKKIQQNTFTRWCNEHLKCVNKTITDLQREFTDGLKLISLLEVLSQKKMYRKYHTRPNFRQMKLENVSVALEFLERERIKLVSIDSKAIVDGNLKLILGLIWTLILHYSISMPMWDDEDDEETKKLTPKQRLLGWIQNKVPQLPINNFNRDWQDGKALGALVDNCAPGLCPDWADWDPNEPVQNAREAMQQADDWLGVPQVIAPEEIVDPDVDEHSVMTYLSQFPKAKLKPGAPLRPKQLFPNKVKAYGPGIEPHGNKVLQPAVFTVDTAEAGSGEVLVYVEDPEGHTEEAKVKPNKDKSRTYTVTYVPKVEGVHKVKVLFAGQAIDKSPYTVNVAKDMGDPSKVHARGPGLDPVGNVANKPTYFDIYTAGAGNGDISVVIIDPQGKKDTVELILENKGDSVFRCTYRPVLEGPHTIHVLFAEQEIPKSPYTVNIAEAVNPNACRATGRGLQPKGVRVKEVADFKVFTKGAGSGELKVSVKGPTGAEEQVKVQDAGNGVYNCEYYPLKPGKYTVSITWGGHPIPRSPFEVEVGGEAGFQKVRAWGPGLKTGMVGKSADFVVEAIGTDVGTLGFSIEGPSQAKIECDDKGDGSCDVHYWPTEPGDYAVHVICDDEDIKDSPFIAHILPAANDTFPEKVKAYGPGLKPTGVTVNKPTEFTIDARMAGKGQLKIYAQDAEGCTIDIKITDKRDGTYLCVYTPVKPIKHTIIITWGEVNVPNSPFRVLVGEGSHPDKVKVYGPGVEKTGLKANEPTYFTVDCGEAGQGDISIGIKCAPGVVGPGEADIDFDIIKNDNDTFTVKYTPPAPGRYTIMVLFAEQEIPISPFKVKVDPSHDAGKVRAEGPGLNKTGVEVGTPTHFTIYTKGAGKAKPEVHFAASRPGEAVRDFEIIDNHDYSYTVKYTALQQGNMSISVTHGGDPIPKSPFHITVAPPLDIGKVKVDGLDNKVEVGKDQEFTVNTKGAGGQGNVGVKMTSPSGRPIPCKLESDKAKGIHSVKYIPPEEGHYKVDVSYDGNPVMGSPFGVEAVMPADPSKVRAFGPGLQGGIVGKPAPFTIDTKGAGAGGLGLTVEGPCEAKIECQDNGDGSCSVYYLPTEPGEYAINILFADQHIPGSPFKAPVRMALDPSKVTASGPGLERAKAGEPATFTVDCTRAGEAELTIEIVSETGAKAEVHIQKTAEGTFSVTYIPPFHGAHTITIKYGGHMIPHFPKVLQVDPSVDTSGVHVYGPGVEPRGVLRDVTTHFIVDAHALKKAGGNHVKVHVINPSGTKTESYITDKGDGTYRVEYTAFEDGIHLIEVLYDDVPVPKSPFRVSVVEGCDPSRVRAFGPGLEGGITNKANCFTVETRGAGTGGLGLTIEGASEAKISCKDNKDGSCSVEYIPFTPGDYDVNITYGGHPIPGSPFRVPVKDPVDPSKVKCSGPGLGTGVRAHVPQTFTVDCTQAGQAPLDVKLYGPTGTAEPVGVKNNGDGTHTVHYTPAQDGPYAVAVKYAEQEVPHSPFKVMSQPGHDASKVRASGPGLDTKGVSASLPVEFTIDARDAGEGLLTVQILDPEGKPKNATIQDNRDGTYTVSYVPDSTGPYTITIKYGGDEIPYSPYRIQSLPTGDASKCLLTVSIGGHGVSNLQKLQTSEDTVITVDAKAAGKGKVTCKVQTPQGMELDMDVVENRDGTFDIYYTAPEPGKYVITIRFGGQNIPKSPFHVVATNEPVVPRDTVDPLFRPVNFLVPFTPHQGEITGEVRMPSGKTARSHITDNKDGTITIKYQPTERGLHEMDIKYEGNHIPGSPLQFYVDAVNTGVVTAYGPGLSYGMVNKAATFTVVTKNAGEGGLSLAVEGPSKAEITCKDNKDGTCLVSYLPTAPGDYNIIVKFDNKHIPGSPFTAKITGDDTITRTSQLNVGTSTDVSLKITETDLSSLTASIRAPSGNEEPCLLKKLPNRHLGISFTPKEVGEHEVSVRKNGIHVANSPFKIMVGQSEIGEASRVKAFGKGLVEAHTSEMAEFFVDTRNAGYGGLALSVEGPSKVDINCEDMEDRTCKVTYCPTEPGNYNVNIKFAEKHIPGSPFTVKVTGEGRIRESITRKRQASSLASVGSTCGLNLKIPGNWFQMVSAQERLTRTFTRSSHTYTRTERTEISKTRAGETKREVRVEESTQVGGGGSPFRDVFGDFLGRESLSSFAGITARPEVECGPQTMTAQVTSPGGKTVDADIVDGGNSTYSVRFIPQEMGPHTVNVKYRGQHVPGSPFQFTVGPMGEGGAHKVRAGGPGLERGVAAAPSEFSIWTREAGAGGLSIAVEGPSKAEISFEDRKDGSCGVSYIVKEPGDYEVSIKFNNEHIPDSPFIVPIATLSDEARRLTVTSLQEKDLKVNQEASFMVQRNGARGVVDAKVHTPSGSSEECYVTELDSDKNAIRFIPRENGVHSIDVKFNGCHIPGSPFNVRVGDPGLIGDPGMVTAHGPGLQGGTTGVPSEFVVKTCNAGSGTLSVNIDGPSKVKLDCRECPEGFKITYTPMAPGNYLITIKYGGPQHIVGSPFKAKITGARLSGGHSLHETSSVLVETVTKTTKVGGAYSSSSSTSATKLTSDASKVVCRGTGLSKALVGQKNNFTVDCSKAGTNMLMVGVHGPHAPCEEVYVKHMGNKLYNVTYAIKDKGSYQIIVKWGDDNVPGSPYKVVAP, from the exons ATAGCAAAGCCATTGTGGATGGGAATCTAAAGCTGATCCTGGGTCTTATCTGGACTCTCATCCTGCACTACTCCATTTCCATGCCCATGTGggacgacgaggacgacgaggagACCAAGAAGCTGACGCCCAAACAGCGCCTGCTGGGCTGGATTCAGAACAAGGTGCCCCAGCTGCCCATTAATAACTTCAACCGCGACTGGCAGGATGGGAAGGCGCTGGGAGCCCTGGTGGACAACTGCGCCCCTG GTTTGTGTCCTGATTGGGCAGACTGGGACCCAAATGAGCCTGTGCAGAATGCGAGAGAAGCCATGCAACAGGCTGACGACTGGTTGGGCGTGCCTCAG GTAATCGCCCCTGAGGAGATTGTGGATCCAGATGTGGACGAGCACTCTGTGATGACATACCTGTCTCAGTTTCCCAAAGCCAAGCTGAAGCCTGGAGCTCCTCTCAGGCCCAAGCAGCTCTTCCCAAACAAAGTCAAAGCGTATGGACCTG GTATTGAGCCTCACGGCAACAAGGTGCTGCAGCCGGCTGTGTTCACTGTAGACACCGCGGAAGCTGGCAGCGGTGAAGTCCTCGTCTATGTGGAGGATCCTGAAGGACATACAGAGGAG GCTAAGGTCAAACCCAACAAAGATAAAAGTAGAACCTACACGGTCACATATGTTCCAAAGGTTGAAGGTGTTCACAAG GTGAAGGTGCTGTTTGCTGGCCAGGCTATCGACAAGAGTCCCTACACGGTCAATGTAGCTAAAGATATGGGTGACCCCAGCAAGGTGCATGCCAGGGGGCCAGGTTTGGACCCCGTAGGAAATGTGGCCAACAAACCCACCTACTTCGACATCTACACTGCTG GTGCAGGAAATGGAGACATCAGTGTGGTCATAATCGATCCTCAGGGCAAAAAGGACACGGTGGAGCTCATCCTTGAGAATAAGGGCGACAGCGTGTTCCGCTGCACGTACCGTCCTGTGCTGGAAGGCCCTCACACCATCCACGTTCTGTTTGCAGAGCAGGAAATCCCCAAGAGCCCTTACACTGTCAACATCGCTGAAG CTGTGAACCCGAACGCCTGCAGAGCGACGGGAAGAGGCCTTCAGCCGAAAGGTGTGAGAGTAAAGGAGGTTGCAGACTTCAAAGTTTTCACTAAAGGAGCTGGCAGCGGCGAGCTAAAAGTCTCTGTCAAAGGACCAA CTGGAGCGGAGGAGCAAGTGAAAGTGCAAGATGCAGGAAATGGTGTCTATAACTGTGAATACTACCCACTCAAACCTGGTAAATACACTGTCAGCATCACCTGGGGAGGCCATCCCATCCCACGCAG CCCGTTTGAAGTAGAAGTGGGTGGGGAGGCAGGTTTTCAGAAGGTGAGAGCCTGGGGTCCTGGTCTGAAGACAGGCATGGTTGGGAAATCTGCCGACTTTGTGGTGGAGGCGATCGGCACAGATGTCGGAACTCTGG GTTTTTCCATTGAAGGCCCATCACAGGCTAAAATTGAATGTGACGACAAAGGCGACGGCTCCTGCGACGTGCACTACTGGCCCACTGAGCCCGGCGACTATGCCGTGCACGTTATTTGCGACGACGAGGACATTAAAGACAGCCCATTCATTGCTCACATCCTTCCTGCTGCCAATGACACTTTCCCAGAAAAG GTGAAAGCCTACGGTCCAGGTCTTAAACCCACCGGCGTCACTGTGAACAAACCAACTGAATTCACCATCGATGCCCGCATGGCAGGAAAAGGGCAACTCAAGATTTATGCCCAG GATGCTGAAGGCTGCACCATCGACATTAAAATTACAGACAAAAGGGATGGCACTTACCTGTGTGTGTACACTCCAGTCAAACCTATCAaacacaccatcatcatcacctggGGAGAGGTCAATGTGCCCAACAGCCCCTTCAGG GTGCTGGTTGGCGAGGGTTCTCATCCAGACAAAGTCAAGGTCTATGGGCCTGGAGTGGAGAAGACTGGGCTCAAGGCTAACGAACCCACCTACTTCACCGTGGACTGCGGAGAAGCCGGTCAAG GGGACATCAGCATCGGAATCAAGTGTGCCCCAGGGGTGGTCGGCCCTGGCGAGGCCGACATTGACTTTGACATCATCAAGAATGACAATGACACCTTCACTGTCAAGTACACGCCCCCTGCGCCGGGCCGATACACCATCATGGTGCTGTTTGCAGAGCAG GAAATTCCCATCAGCCCATTCAAAGTAAAAGTAGACCCGTCGCACGATGCTGGCAAAGTGAGGGCAGAGGGTCCCGGACTCAACAAGACAG gagTGGAGGTGGGCACTCCAACCCACTTCACCATCTACACAAAGGGAGCTGGCAAGGCCAAGCCAGAGGTGCATTTTGCAGCATCGAGGCCGGGAGAGGCGGTTCGTGACTTTGAGATCATCGATAACCACGACTACTCCTACACTGTCAAGTACACAGCTCTTCAACAG GGTAACATGTCAATTTCCGTCACTCACGGAGGCGATCCCATTCCCAAGAGTCCCTTTCATATCACCGTGGCGCCACCTCTGGATATCGGAAAGGTGAAAGTGGACGGATTAGACAACA AAGTGGAGGTTGGAAAGGATCAGGAGTTCACGGTTAACACAAAGGGTGCCGGAGGGCAGGGCAATGTTGGTGTGAAAATGACCTCACCGTCTGGCCGCCCAATCCCATGTAAGCTGGAGTCAGACAAAGCCAAGGGCATTCACAGTGTGAAGTATATTCCCCCAGAGGAGGGGCATTACAAGGTTGATGTCAGCTATGATGGAAATCCAGTGATGGGAAGCCCTTTTGGGGTTGAAGCAGTGATGCCTGCTGATCCttcaaag GTGCGAGCCTTTGGTCCGGGCCTTCAGGGAGGAATTGTGGGCAAACCAGCCCCTTTTACTATCGACACCAAAGGTGCTGGTGCAGGCGGGTTGGGCCTGACTGTGGAAGGTCCATGCGAAGCCAAAATCGAGTGCCAGGACAACGGCGATGGCTCGTGCTCAGTTTATTACCTGCCCACAGAGCCTGGCGAGTACGCCATCAACATTCTATTTGCAGACCAGCACATTCCTGGCTCTCCCTTCAAGGCTCCAGTGCGCATGGCTTTGGACCCCAGCAAGGTGACAGCTAGCGGGCCCGGCCTGGAGAGGGCCAAGGCAGGTGAACCAGCGACCTTCACTGTGGACTGCACCCGGGCCGGCGAAGCCGAGCTCACCATTGAGATTGTGTCAGAGACCGGGGCTAAAGCGGAGGTGCACATTCAGAAGACTGCAGAGGGGACCTTCTCTGTTACATACATCCCACCTTTCCACGGAgcacacaccatcaccatcaagtACGGCGGCCATATGATTCCCCATTTTCCaaaggtgctgcaggtggatcCGTCTGTGGACACCAGTGGAGTGCACGTCTATGGCCCAGGAGTGGAGCCCAGAG GGGTCCTCAGAGATGTCACAACCCACTTCATCGTCGATGCCCACGCTCTCAAGAAGGCTGGAGGAAATCACGTTAAGGTGCACGTTATCAATCCCTCTGGCACCAAAACAGAAAGTTACATCACGGACAAAGGAGACGGCACCTACAGAGTGGAGTACACAGCTTTTGAGGATG GAATCCATCTTATTGAGGTGCTCTATGATGACGTGCCTGTCCCAAAGAGCCCTTTCAGAGTATCTGTGGTGGAGGGATGTGATCCTAGCAGGGTCCGCGCCTTTGGGCCCGGTTTGGAAGGAGGAATTACCAACAAGGCAAACTGCTTCACCGTGGAGACGAG AGGAGCCGGTACAGGAGGTCTGGGGCTGACCATCGAGGGAGCATCAGAGGCAAAAATATCATGCAAAGACAACAAGGATGGCAGCTGCAGTGTGGAGTACATCCCCTTCACCCCCGGAGACTACGACGTCAACATTACCTACGGAGGTCACCCCATCCCTGGCAGCCCATTCCGTGTTCCAGTGAAGGACCCTGTGGATCCCAGCAAGGTGAAATGCTCAGGTCCAGGTCTGGGCACAGGAGTGAGAGCTCACGTTCCTCAGACTTTCACAGTAGACTGTACCCAGGCCGGACAGGCCCCTCTGGATGTCAAACTCTATGGCCCAACAG GCACTGCAGAGCCAGTTGGTGTGAAAAACAATGGCGATGGCACTCATACAGTTCATTACACCCCAGCTCAGGATGGTCCTTACGCTGTCGCCGTCAAATATGCAGAGCAGGAGGTCCCGCACAG TCCATTCAAGGTAATGTCTCAGCCCGGGCACGACGCCAGTAAAGTGCGTGCAAGCGGCCCTGGACTGGACACAAAAGGCGTGTCTGCGAGTCTGCCTGTGGAGTTCACTATTGATGCCCGTGATGCCGGAGAAGGACTGCTCACTGTGCAGATTCTG GACCCGGAGGGCAAACCAAAGAATGCCACCATCCAGGACAACAGGGACGGCACCTACACGGTCTCCTATGTGCCGGACTCAACGGGCCCGTACACAATCACCATTAAATATGGAGGAGATGAGATTCCTTATTCTCCATACCGCATTCAGTCTCTGCCCACTGGAGATGCCAGCAAATGTCTCCTGACAG TTTCTATCGGAGGGCACGGCGTGT CGAacctgcagaagctgcagaccTCAGAGGATACAGTTATTACAGTGGAtgccaaggctgctgggaagGGCAAGGTGACCTGCAAGGTGCAGACGCCACAGGGGATGGAGCTGGACATGGATGTGGTGGAGAATCGTGATGGGACCTTTGACATTTACTACACCGCCCCTGAGCCTGGGAAATATGTTATTACCATCCGTTTTGGAGGCCAGAACATCCCTAAAAGCCCCTTCCATGTGGTG GCCACAAATGAGCCCGTCGTTCCCCGCGATACTGTCGATCCTCTCTTCCGTCCCGTTAACTTCCTCGTCCCCTTCACGCCACACCAAGGAGAAATCACAG GTGAAGTGCGAATGCCTTCAGGCAAGACCGCCCGCTCGCATATCACTGACAACAAGGACGGCACAATCACCATCAAGTACCAGCCCACCGAGAGAGGCCTGCACGAGATGGACATCAAGTATGAAGGGAATCACATCCCAG GAAGCCCTCTGCAGTTCTATGTGGACGCCGTAAACACCGGAGTGGTGACTGCCTACGGTCCCGGTCTGAGTTACGGCATGGTGAACAAGGCCGCCACCTTCACGGTCGTCACCAAAAATGCAGGAGAAG GTGGTCTGTCACTGGCCGTGGAAGGTCCCTCAAAGGCTGAGATCACCTGCAAGGACAACAAAGATGGCACCTGCCTGGTGTCCTATCTGCCCACAGCCCCTGGAGACTACAACATCATCGTCAAGTTTGACAACAAGCACATTCCCGGCAGTCCGTTTACTGCCAAGATCACTG GCGATGACACGATAACCAGGACATCCCAGCTGAATGTCGGCACCTCGACTGATGTGTCCCTTAAGATTACAGAGACCGATTTGAGCTCTCTGACCGCCAGTATCAGAGCGCCGTCGGGCAACGAGGAGCCCTGTCTGCTCAAGAAGCTGCCAAACAGACACCTTG GTATCTCTTTCACTCCCAAGGAGGTCGGCGAGCACGAAGTGAGCGTGAGGAAGAACGGCATCCACGTGGCCAACAGCCCGTTTAAAATCATGGTTGGTCAGTCAGAGATCGGCGAGGCCAGCAGAGTCAAGGCGTTCGGCAAAGGTCTGGTGGAGGCACACACATCTGAAATGGCCGAATTCTTTGTGGATACGAGGAACGCAG GTTACGGAGGACTTGCGTTGTCAGTTGAGGGTCCAAGCAAAGTGGATATAAACTGTGAAGACATGGAAGACAGGACATGCAAAGTGACGTACTGTCCAACAGAACCTGGGAATTATAATGTTAACATCAAGTTTGCTGAAAAGCACATCCCAG gaagtCCTTTTACAGTGAAGGTGACTGGAGAAGGTCGGATCAGAGAGAGTATTACCAGGAAAAGGCAGGCATCGTCTCTTGCCTCAGTGGGCAGCACCTGTGGCCTTAACCTCAAAATCCCAG GAAACTGGTTCCAGATGGTTTCGGCTCAGGAGAGGCTGACCAGGACTTTCACCCGCAGCAGCCACACCTACACCCGCACAGAGCGCACAGAGATCAGCAAAACCCGCGCCGGGGAGACAAAGAGGGAGGTCCGAGTAGAGGAAAGCACCCaggtgggtggaggaggaagcccCTTTAGAGATGTTTTTGGAGACTTTCTTGGCAGAGAGAGCTTAAGCAGCTTCGCCGGCATCACTGCCAGACCAGAGG TTGAGTGCGGTCCTCAGACCATGACGGCTCAGGTCACCAGCCCTGGTGGGAAAACCGTGGATGCGGACATCGTGGATGGAGGGAACAGCACCTACAGTGTTCGCTTCATCCCTCAGGAAATGGGACCCCACACTGTCAACGTCAAGTACAGAGGTCAACACGTCCCCGGCAGCCCCTTCCAGTTCACTGTAGGGCCCATGGGTGAGGGAGGGGCACACAAGGTCCGTGCTGGAGGGCCGGGTCTGGAGAGAGGTGTAGCTGCAGCTCCCT CTGAATTTAGCATCTGGACCAGAGAGGCTGGTGCTGGTGGCCTTTCCATTGCAGTAGAAGGTCCAAGCAAAGCTGAGATCTCATTTGAGGACAGAAAGGATGGTTCCTGTGGCGTCTCCTACATAGTCAAAGAACCAG GCGACTACGAGGTGTCAATCAAGTTCAACAACGAGCACATCCCCGACAGTCCGTTCATCGTTCCAATCGCTACTTTGTCGGACGAGGCCCGCAGGCTCACTGTCACGAGCCTTCAG GAGAAAGATTTGAAGGTAAACCAGGAGGCGTCCTTCATGGTGCAGCGCAACGGGGCTCGAGGCGTCGTTGACGCCAAAGTTCACACTCCATCTGGCTCCTCGGAGGAATGCTATGTCACCGAGCTCGACAGCG acAAGAACGCGATCCGCTTCATTCCACGGGAGAACGGAGTGCATTCCATTGATGTCAAGTTCAATGGGTGCCACATTCCCGGAAGCCCCTTTAATGTGCGGGTGGGAGACCCCGGTCTGATCGGAGACCCAGGCATGGTGACGGCACACGgccctggactgcagggaggaACCACAG GCGTGCCTTCGGAATTTGTAGTCAAAACTTGCAATGCCGGCTCTGGCACTCTGTCCGTGAACATCGACGGGCCGTCCAAAGTCAAACTGGACTGTCGGGAGTGTCCGGAGGGCTTCAAGATCACTTACACGCCCATGGCGCCTGGAAACTATCTCATCACCATCAAATACGGAGGACCGCAGCACATAGTGGGCAGCCCGTTCAAAGCTAAAATCACAG GTGCTCGGCTGTCGGGGGGACACAGCCTCCACGAAACCTCCTCAGTTTTGGTGGAAACGGTCACCAAGACGACTAAAGTGGGTGGTGCctacagctcttcctcctccacctccgctaCAAAACTGAcctcagacgccagcaaggtcGTCTGTCGTGGAACGGGGCTGTCCAAGGCTTTGGTCGGACAGAAAAACAATTTTACAGTTGACTGTAGCAAAGCAG GTACCAACATGCTGATGGTAGGCGTGCACGGACCCCATGCCCCCTGCGAGGAGGTCTATGTCAAGCATATGGGCAACAAGCTTTATAATGTCACCTACGCCATCAAGGACAAGGGCAGCTACCAGATCATCGTCAAATGGGGTGATGACAATGTTCCCGGGAGTCCGTACAAAGTGGTCGCGCCCTAA